Proteins from a single region of Equus asinus isolate D_3611 breed Donkey chromosome 17, EquAss-T2T_v2, whole genome shotgun sequence:
- the LOC139040935 gene encoding olfactory receptor 5AN1-like codes for MTQGGNITAITHFLLLGFSDFPRIRAVLFVVFLLVYIMTLIWNLCLIILIRMDFHLHTPMYFFLHNLSFIDICYVTSTVPKMLSNFFQEQQTITLVGCAVQYFIFSTMGLSESCLMTAMAYDRYAAICNPLLYSSIMSPTLCVQMVLGSYMAGFSGSISQLCAMLQVQFCGPNVINHFFCDMPQLLVLSCTDTFFVQLMTAVLIVIFGIINVSIIMISYGCIVISIMKITSAKGRSKAFNTCASHLTAVTLFYSSSIFVYLSSSSGGSSSFDRFASVFYTVVIPMLNPLIYSLRNKEIKDALKRLQKKGKYC; via the coding sequence ATGACTCAAGGAGGAAATATTACAGCTATCACCCATTTCCTCCTCTTGGGATTCTCAGATTTCCCCAGAATCAGAGCAGtgctcttcgttgtattcctgtTGGTGTACATTATGACTCTGATTTGGAACCTGTGTCTCATCATCTTAATAAGGATGGATTTCcatctccacacacccatgtacttcttcctccatAATCTGTCCTTCATTGATATCTGCTACGTGACCTCCACAGTCCCCAAGATGCTCTCCAACTTTTTCCAGGAGCAGCAAACCATCACCCTTGTGGGTTGTGCTGTTCAATACTTCATCTTTTCAACCATGGGACTGAGTGAGTCTTGTCTCATGACAGCCATGGCTTATGATCGATATGCTGCCATTTGTAACCCActtctctattcatccatcatGTCACCCACTCTGTGTGTTCAAATGGTGCTTGGGTCCTATATGGCAGGATTCTCTGGTTCTATATCCCAATTGTGTGCCATGCTTCAGGTCCAATTCTGTGGGCCTAATGTCAtcaaccacttcttctgtgacatgcCACAACTGTTAGTCCTGTCCTGCACTGACACTTTCTTTGTACAACTCATGACTGCGGTATTAATAGTGATCTTTGGGATAATAAATGTCTCAATTATCATGATATCTTATGGCTGTATTGTCATCTCCATTATGAAGATCACTTCAGCTAAAGGCAGGTCCAAGGCTTTCAACACCTGTGCTTCTCACCTGACAGCAGTGACCCTCTTCTATTCCTCAAGTATCTTCGTCTACTTGAGTTCCAGCTCTGGCGGTTCCTCCAGCTTTGACAGATTTGCATCAGTCTTCTACACTGTGGTGATTCCCATGTTGAATCCCTTGAtttatagtctgaggaacaaagaaatcaaagacgcCTTGAAGAGGTtgcaaaagaagggaaaatattgcTGA